One window of the Natronomonas marina genome contains the following:
- a CDS encoding glycosyltransferase family 2 protein, whose translation MLPELVLHVSVIVCTVLLAYFVLGLVAYLTYTPQQATEPAEDVRLVIPTIGSENVRDSLETCLDHHREMFADYELYVLTDEGADLETELREYPGYTTVVVPDSFECEAVAKGRAIQYFIESVVDEEPDYWYGFIDDDNLVKDDRFLYEIPHYEAEGYGAMNAVLSPRRGDSLVTYVMDHVRLLDDLTVFRAFTGLLGRPYIGFHGELLTVRGDVLSEIGFDRHSIVEDFAFAAELIEADVRTWQSGTRVSILSPHTVRDLFKQRSRWFVGTWNLLWDASPLTRLMTGVRMVSWICAILAGPVAVLASPYASSLSIPVVLAVAPSITGAIYGVTYLYGIVSVDKWWRGVLVPFLPLFAVFEAVTPLYAVLFSDRSFTVIDK comes from the coding sequence ATGCTGCCGGAATTGGTCCTCCACGTCAGCGTCATCGTCTGTACCGTCCTCCTGGCGTACTTCGTCCTCGGGCTCGTCGCGTACCTCACATACACGCCACAGCAGGCGACCGAACCCGCCGAAGACGTCCGACTCGTCATTCCAACGATCGGCTCGGAGAACGTCCGGGACTCCCTGGAGACGTGTCTCGACCACCACCGCGAGATGTTCGCCGACTACGAACTCTACGTCCTCACCGACGAAGGGGCGGACCTCGAGACGGAGCTCCGGGAGTACCCCGGATACACGACGGTAGTCGTTCCGGACTCCTTCGAGTGTGAGGCCGTCGCCAAGGGCCGAGCGATACAGTACTTCATCGAGTCCGTCGTCGACGAGGAACCCGACTACTGGTACGGCTTCATCGACGACGACAATCTCGTCAAGGACGATCGGTTCCTCTACGAGATTCCCCACTACGAAGCGGAGGGATACGGCGCGATGAACGCGGTGCTGTCCCCGCGCCGCGGCGACTCGCTCGTCACCTACGTGATGGATCACGTCCGCCTGCTCGACGATCTCACGGTCTTTCGAGCGTTCACCGGACTGCTCGGGCGGCCCTACATCGGCTTTCACGGGGAGCTTCTGACCGTTCGCGGGGACGTCCTCTCGGAAATTGGGTTCGATCGCCACTCGATCGTCGAGGACTTCGCGTTCGCGGCGGAACTGATCGAGGCCGACGTCCGGACCTGGCAGTCCGGTACGCGCGTGAGCATCCTGAGTCCGCACACGGTACGGGACCTGTTCAAACAGCGGTCCCGGTGGTTCGTCGGAACGTGGAACCTCCTGTGGGACGCCTCCCCCCTCACGAGGCTCATGACCGGAGTTCGCATGGTCTCGTGGATCTGTGCGATCCTGGCGGGACCCGTCGCGGTACTGGCGTCGCCGTACGCAAGCAGCCTGTCGATCCCGGTTGTCCTCGCGGTCGCACCTTCGATTACGGGCGCGATATACGGAGTCACGTACCTCTACGGAATCGTCTCGGTCGATAAGTGGTGGCGGGGCGTGCTGGTGCCGTTCCTGCCGCTGTTTGCGGTGTTCGAAGCGGTGACGCCGCTGTACGCCGTGCTTTTTTCCGATCGGTCATTCACCGTCATCGACAAGTAA
- the serA gene encoding phosphoglycerate dehydrogenase, which yields MKVLVTDPISEAGLDVLRDAGHEVVTNYEAEGDDLLAAVADANALIVRSGTEVTREVLEAADDLVIVGRAGIGVDNIDIDAATDEGVIVANAPEGNVRAAAEHTVAMTFATARSIPQAHIRLSGGEWAKGEFLGTELNGKTLGVVGLGRVGQEVAKKLDSLGMDLVAYDPYISEERAEQLGAELADLDVVLERADVLTIHTPLTPETEGLIGEAELAEMEGGYLVNCARGGIVDETALAEAVEDGILEGAALDVFGEEPLPADSPLLDVDDVVVTPHLGASTEAAQENVATSTAEQVVAAFRGEPVLNALNAPSVDESAFPRVEPYIHLAETAGKIAVQLLDSRLESVEVTYEGDIAEEDVELVTASALKGVFRPLEWQVNAVNAPRIAEERGIGVSETKRRQAEDFQSLVTVTVSDGDESIGVCGTLFAGDDARIVRIDGYRVDAIPGGKMMITRNTDEPGVIGHIGSVMGNHGVNIAGMFNARETIGGEALTVYNVDQEVPDAAREELEADDRVIETKYISLNG from the coding sequence ATGAAGGTACTCGTCACGGACCCCATCTCGGAGGCGGGGCTGGACGTGTTGCGCGACGCCGGCCACGAGGTCGTCACGAACTACGAAGCCGAGGGCGACGACCTGCTGGCGGCGGTCGCCGACGCCAACGCCTTGATCGTCCGCTCCGGTACCGAGGTGACCCGCGAGGTGCTCGAGGCGGCCGACGATCTCGTCATCGTCGGCCGCGCCGGTATCGGTGTCGACAACATCGACATCGACGCCGCGACCGACGAGGGTGTCATCGTCGCCAACGCCCCCGAGGGCAACGTCCGGGCCGCCGCCGAACACACCGTCGCGATGACGTTCGCAACCGCCCGCTCCATCCCGCAGGCCCACATCCGGCTGAGCGGCGGCGAATGGGCGAAAGGCGAGTTCCTCGGAACCGAACTGAACGGCAAGACGCTCGGCGTCGTCGGCCTCGGCCGCGTCGGCCAGGAGGTCGCCAAGAAACTCGACTCCCTGGGGATGGACCTGGTCGCCTACGACCCCTACATTTCCGAGGAGCGCGCCGAGCAGCTCGGCGCCGAACTCGCCGACCTCGACGTCGTCCTCGAGCGGGCGGACGTCCTGACCATCCACACGCCGCTGACGCCGGAGACGGAGGGACTCATCGGCGAGGCCGAGCTCGCCGAGATGGAGGGCGGCTACCTCGTCAACTGCGCCCGCGGCGGCATCGTCGACGAGACGGCGCTGGCCGAGGCCGTCGAGGACGGCATCCTTGAGGGGGCAGCGCTGGACGTCTTCGGCGAGGAACCGCTGCCCGCCGACAGCCCGCTCCTGGACGTCGACGACGTCGTCGTCACGCCGCACCTGGGCGCCTCGACGGAGGCCGCCCAGGAGAACGTCGCCACCTCGACCGCCGAGCAGGTCGTCGCCGCCTTCCGCGGTGAGCCGGTGTTGAACGCACTGAACGCCCCCTCGGTCGACGAGTCGGCGTTCCCGCGGGTCGAGCCGTACATCCACCTCGCGGAGACCGCGGGCAAGATTGCAGTCCAGTTGCTCGACAGTCGCCTGGAGTCGGTCGAGGTGACCTACGAGGGCGACATCGCCGAGGAGGACGTCGAACTCGTCACCGCGTCGGCGCTGAAGGGCGTCTTCCGGCCGCTGGAGTGGCAGGTCAACGCCGTCAACGCGCCCCGCATCGCCGAGGAGCGCGGCATCGGTGTCTCCGAGACCAAGCGCCGCCAGGCCGAGGACTTCCAGTCGCTCGTCACCGTCACCGTCAGCGACGGCGACGAATCCATCGGCGTCTGCGGCACCCTCTTCGCCGGCGACGACGCCCGCATCGTCCGGATCGACGGCTACCGCGTCGACGCCATCCCCGGCGGCAAGATGATGATAACGCGCAACACCGACGAACCCGGCGTCATCGGTCACATCGGCTCCGTCATGGGCAACCACGGCGTCAACATCGCCGGCATGTTCAACGCCCGCGAGACCATCGGCGGCGAGGCGCTGACCGTCTACAACGTCGACCAGGAGGTCCCCGACGCCGCCCGCGAGGAACTGGAGGCCGACGACCGCGTCATCGAGACGAAGTACATCAGCCTGAACGGGTAG
- a CDS encoding efflux RND transporter permease subunit: protein MKLDRFADVVVNEHRRKVVLITLAVVVLLGFGLPGVTLDTTLEEFRGGTPEHAADGYIAENLSGQAPNSTGAFLVIRSDGNALSKESYRQQLRAQERIRSDPVVGPTLVDDQQPLGIANVVAIVKIRREQGVDPDNITVEPRPSLERQQAAMANLTEREQSLYTGYAVTLVMGDIDHTWPPGGAFATVPTESYLPTDRSAESTAIVVSHRENVSAEELARAQTRMADIVDEEVDGEALVLGDGVIDDELRRSSFDSLAIVGPLAFLFVLLVLLYAYRDGYDVLLGLLGVGLVLVWTFGFMGWADVTFNQLFVAVPVLLMGLSIDYAIHVFMRYREERPPGGEASSVMQVDDGADGEGGPRSIRGAMGAALGGLAGALALVTLTTAAGFSSNLVSGIQPIRQFGLVSAVGILGAFVVFALLIPALKLELDEYLESGGADRRQQAFGTEGGRLSTVLAVPVAGARLSPKAVVAVALVVTLVAAGGAATVDTTFEQEDLLVEETPDWMEGLGPLAPGNYTAQENIAFADNATYIYDGTTTQILVRGDVTRDDTLKRVQAASDRANRTDVVLVLPDNTNGTQSPVRVMANLAEDDESFAEVFEAADGDGDGVPDRNLEELYDAFYEASPDGAANWIQREDGEYVALRIVVPVNGTASEPTITDAIRPAAEPVDGDGLDAIATGQPIMNQAVAEDLFSTVINSFLITLAVVLAVLMAVYRRVEGYASLGAVTLLPVVFAVAWITGSMAALGIPFNVMTGLITSFTIGLGIDYSIHVSERYVYELNRELGTETALERAIIGTGGALLGSTATTAGGIAILGLALLVPLQQFGIITALTILYAFIGSVVVLPSLLVLWTDWADADPTDVPEHVRRREERRR from the coding sequence ATGAAGCTGGACAGATTCGCCGACGTCGTCGTCAACGAACACCGCCGCAAGGTCGTCCTGATCACGCTCGCCGTCGTCGTCCTCCTGGGATTCGGCCTGCCGGGCGTCACGCTGGATACGACCCTCGAGGAGTTCCGCGGCGGGACGCCCGAGCACGCCGCCGACGGCTACATCGCCGAGAACCTCAGCGGACAGGCACCGAACTCGACGGGCGCCTTCCTCGTGATACGGAGCGACGGCAACGCCCTCTCGAAGGAGAGCTACCGCCAGCAGTTGCGGGCCCAGGAGCGGATCAGGTCGGATCCCGTCGTCGGGCCGACGCTCGTCGACGACCAGCAGCCGCTGGGCATCGCAAACGTCGTCGCCATCGTGAAGATACGCCGCGAGCAGGGGGTCGACCCCGACAACATCACGGTCGAACCGCGGCCCTCGCTGGAGCGCCAGCAAGCGGCGATGGCCAACCTCACCGAGCGCGAGCAGAGCCTCTACACCGGCTACGCCGTGACGCTCGTGATGGGCGACATCGACCACACCTGGCCGCCGGGCGGCGCCTTCGCCACCGTGCCGACGGAGTCGTACCTGCCGACCGACCGCAGCGCCGAATCGACCGCCATCGTCGTCTCCCACCGCGAGAACGTCTCCGCGGAGGAACTGGCCCGCGCCCAGACCCGGATGGCCGACATCGTCGACGAGGAAGTCGACGGCGAGGCGCTCGTCCTCGGCGACGGCGTCATCGACGACGAACTCCGCCGGTCGTCCTTCGACAGCCTCGCTATCGTCGGCCCGCTGGCCTTCCTGTTCGTGTTGCTCGTGTTGCTGTACGCCTACCGGGACGGCTACGACGTCCTGCTCGGCCTGCTCGGGGTCGGTCTCGTCCTCGTGTGGACGTTCGGCTTCATGGGCTGGGCCGACGTTACGTTCAACCAGCTCTTCGTCGCCGTCCCCGTCCTGCTGATGGGGCTGTCCATCGACTACGCCATCCACGTCTTCATGCGCTACCGCGAGGAGCGGCCACCCGGCGGCGAGGCGTCGTCCGTCATGCAGGTCGACGACGGCGCAGACGGCGAGGGCGGTCCCCGTTCCATCCGCGGGGCGATGGGCGCCGCCCTCGGGGGGCTGGCCGGCGCGCTGGCGCTGGTGACGCTGACGACGGCGGCCGGCTTCTCGTCGAACCTCGTCAGCGGCATCCAGCCCATCCGGCAGTTCGGCCTCGTCAGCGCCGTCGGCATCCTCGGGGCCTTCGTCGTCTTCGCGCTCCTGATTCCGGCGCTGAAGCTCGAACTCGACGAGTACCTCGAATCGGGCGGCGCCGACCGGCGACAGCAGGCGTTCGGCACCGAGGGCGGCCGGCTCTCGACGGTGCTCGCGGTCCCCGTCGCCGGCGCTCGCCTCTCCCCGAAAGCGGTCGTCGCGGTCGCCCTCGTCGTCACGCTCGTCGCCGCCGGCGGCGCCGCCACCGTCGACACCACCTTCGAACAGGAGGACCTCCTCGTCGAGGAGACGCCCGACTGGATGGAGGGGCTGGGGCCGCTGGCGCCCGGCAACTACACCGCACAGGAGAACATCGCCTTCGCCGACAACGCGACGTACATCTACGACGGGACGACGACACAGATACTCGTCAGGGGCGACGTGACGCGGGACGACACCCTAAAGCGGGTGCAGGCGGCCTCCGACCGGGCCAACCGGACCGACGTGGTCCTGGTGTTGCCCGACAACACCAACGGCACCCAGAGCCCGGTCCGGGTGATGGCGAACCTCGCGGAGGACGACGAATCCTTCGCCGAGGTATTCGAGGCGGCCGACGGCGACGGCGACGGCGTCCCCGACCGGAACCTCGAGGAACTGTACGACGCCTTCTACGAGGCCTCCCCGGACGGCGCGGCCAACTGGATTCAGCGCGAGGACGGCGAGTACGTCGCGCTCCGCATCGTCGTTCCGGTGAACGGCACCGCGAGCGAGCCGACGATAACCGACGCGATACGGCCGGCGGCGGAACCGGTCGACGGCGACGGCCTGGACGCCATCGCCACCGGCCAGCCCATCATGAACCAGGCGGTCGCCGAGGACCTCTTCTCGACGGTCATCAACAGCTTCCTCATCACGCTCGCGGTCGTGCTGGCCGTCCTGATGGCCGTCTACCGCCGGGTCGAGGGCTACGCCAGCCTCGGCGCCGTCACCCTCCTGCCGGTGGTGTTCGCCGTCGCCTGGATCACGGGCTCGATGGCGGCGCTGGGCATCCCGTTCAACGTGATGACGGGGCTCATCACCAGTTTCACCATCGGGCTGGGCATCGACTACTCCATCCACGTCTCCGAACGGTACGTATACGAGTTGAACCGCGAACTCGGCACCGAGACGGCGCTGGAGCGGGCCATCATCGGAACCGGCGGCGCGCTGCTGGGGTCGACGGCCACCACCGCCGGCGGCATCGCCATTCTCGGACTCGCACTCCTGGTCCCGCTCCAGCAGTTCGGCATCATCACCGCCCTCACCATCCTCTACGCCTTCATCGGCAGCGTCGTCGTCCTGCCGAGCCTGCTCGTGCTGTGGACCGACTGGGCCGACGCCGACCCGACCGACGTCCCCGAACACGTCCGCCGGCGCGAGGAGCGCCGCCGGTAG
- the serB gene encoding phosphoserine phosphatase SerB, with protein sequence MLIAFDFDGTLSDSEMTVLLGEQAGVAGEIDEITERAMNDEISYAESLYARAELLDGLSEAGVEEAFASVRLRPGAADVVAALREAGHHVAILTGGFERGVERALAAEGIEVDTVVANRLPTRNGKLTGEAEGPLIEGTKDDALEDLASEVGVAIEETVAVGDGANDLPMLEVAGLAVGYEPKPAVEPHCDVVVESMADLRELLETRGVL encoded by the coding sequence ATGCTCATCGCCTTCGACTTCGACGGGACGCTCTCCGATTCGGAGATGACCGTCCTGCTCGGCGAGCAGGCCGGCGTGGCCGGGGAAATCGACGAGATAACCGAGCGGGCCATGAACGACGAGATATCGTACGCAGAGAGCCTCTACGCCCGCGCGGAACTGCTCGACGGCCTCTCGGAGGCGGGCGTCGAGGAGGCGTTCGCGTCGGTCCGGTTGCGGCCGGGCGCCGCCGACGTCGTCGCCGCGCTCCGGGAGGCGGGCCACCACGTCGCCATCCTGACGGGCGGCTTCGAGCGGGGCGTCGAGCGGGCGCTGGCAGCCGAGGGAATCGAGGTCGACACCGTCGTCGCCAACCGCCTCCCGACCCGGAACGGCAAACTGACCGGCGAGGCCGAGGGACCGCTCATCGAGGGGACGAAGGACGACGCCCTCGAGGACCTGGCGAGCGAGGTCGGCGTCGCCATCGAGGAGACGGTCGCGGTCGGTGACGGCGCTAACGACCTGCCGATGCTGGAGGTGGCGGGTCTGGCGGTCGGCTACGAGCCGAAGCCGGCCGTCGAACCCCACTGTGACGTCGTCGTCGAGTCGATGGCCGACCTCCGGGAGCTACTGGAGACGCGGGGCGTCCTCTAG
- a CDS encoding O-acetylhomoserine aminocarboxypropyltransferase/cysteine synthase family protein: MFDREDLYTDSLHAGQEADPTTGARAPPIYQTTSYEFEDAEHAADLFALREPGNIYSRIMNPTNAVLEERLATLEGGVAAVATASGMASFDLATFVLASAGDNVVSASSLYGGTYTYLTHTVERRGVETRFVDTLDYEAYEAAIDEDTAFVHCETIGNPALVTPDFERLADIAHDAGVPLFVDNTFATPALCRPIEHGADIVWNSTTKWLHGSGTTIGGALVDGGSFPWAEHAERFPEIAKPNPAYHGVNFADAFGEAAFAATARTRGMRDLGNQQAPFDAWTTIQGLETLPMRMERHCENAMAVAEYLADHPEVSWVTYPGLESHETHDAASEYLDGGYGGMITFGLEAGYEAARTTVESTDLASLLANVGDAKTLIIHPASTTHQQLTDEEKQASGVTDDLVRLSVGLEDTDRIIADLDAAIEAAT; this comes from the coding sequence ATGTTCGACCGCGAGGACCTCTACACCGACTCGCTGCACGCCGGACAGGAAGCCGACCCGACGACCGGCGCGCGGGCGCCGCCAATCTACCAGACCACCTCCTACGAGTTCGAGGACGCCGAGCACGCGGCGGACCTCTTTGCCCTCCGGGAGCCGGGCAACATCTACTCCCGCATCATGAACCCGACGAACGCCGTCCTCGAGGAGCGGCTGGCGACGCTTGAGGGCGGCGTCGCCGCCGTCGCAACCGCCTCGGGGATGGCATCGTTCGACCTCGCGACGTTCGTTCTGGCGTCGGCCGGCGACAACGTCGTCTCGGCGTCGTCGCTGTACGGCGGCACCTACACCTACCTCACCCACACGGTAGAGCGCCGCGGCGTCGAGACCCGGTTCGTCGACACGCTGGACTACGAGGCCTACGAGGCGGCCATCGACGAGGACACCGCCTTCGTCCACTGTGAGACTATCGGCAACCCGGCGCTCGTGACGCCGGACTTCGAGCGGCTGGCCGACATCGCCCACGACGCCGGCGTCCCGCTGTTCGTCGACAACACCTTCGCCACGCCGGCGCTGTGCCGACCCATCGAACACGGCGCCGACATCGTCTGGAACTCGACGACGAAGTGGCTCCACGGCTCCGGGACGACCATCGGCGGCGCCCTCGTCGACGGAGGGAGCTTCCCGTGGGCGGAGCACGCCGAGCGGTTCCCCGAGATAGCCAAGCCGAACCCCGCCTACCACGGCGTGAACTTCGCGGACGCCTTCGGCGAGGCCGCCTTCGCGGCGACCGCCCGGACGCGCGGCATGCGCGACCTCGGCAACCAGCAGGCGCCGTTCGACGCCTGGACGACGATTCAGGGGCTGGAGACGCTCCCGATGCGGATGGAGCGCCACTGCGAGAACGCCATGGCCGTCGCCGAGTACCTGGCCGACCACCCCGAGGTGTCGTGGGTCACCTACCCCGGCCTGGAGTCCCACGAGACCCACGACGCCGCCTCCGAGTACCTCGACGGCGGCTACGGCGGGATGATAACCTTCGGCCTGGAGGCCGGCTACGAGGCCGCACGGACGACGGTCGAGTCGACGGACCTGGCCAGCCTGCTCGCCAACGTCGGCGACGCGAAGACGCTCATCATCCACCCCGCCTCGACGACCCACCAGCAGCTCACCGACGAGGAAAAGCAGGCCAGCGGCGTCACCGACGACCTCGTGCGGCTGTCGGTCGGTCTGGAGGACACCGACCGCATCATCGCGGACCTCGACGCCGCCATCGAGGCCGCGACCTGA
- the metX gene encoding homoserine O-acetyltransferase MetX, whose product MSSTRDAVSLGEFTFECGESIPDLEVAYETYGEFTGDNAVLVCHALTGSAHVAGGRRRADTAGQAHAWWDDIVGPGKAIDTTEYYVVCANVPGSCYGTSGPASTNPETGEQWGTDFPAVTVGDWTRAQRRLLDELGVPYLHAVVGGSVGGMNVLEWAKRHPDHVDRLMVVAAAARLDPQCLALDAIARRAITTDPDWKGGDYYGDDHPTQGLALARQIGHVMYLSKSSMEDKFGRRSAGMDAGRDTFDTDPAAGFFPYREVESYLDYQGETFAERFDANAYLYLTRAMDNYDLAAGYDSDAEALAAFDGEALLVSFTGDWHFTVEQSEGLAESFRATDTDTAHHVVDSEHGHDAFLVEPDRVGPPLSDFLAEGIAGKAVSDTTEDDGDEYAPVHTSLFGK is encoded by the coding sequence ATGAGCAGCACCCGAGACGCCGTCTCGCTGGGCGAGTTCACCTTCGAGTGCGGGGAGTCGATCCCGGACCTCGAGGTCGCCTACGAGACCTACGGCGAGTTCACCGGCGACAACGCCGTGCTGGTGTGTCACGCCCTGACCGGCAGCGCCCACGTCGCCGGCGGCCGACGCCGCGCCGACACCGCCGGCCAGGCCCACGCCTGGTGGGACGACATCGTCGGGCCGGGGAAAGCCATCGACACGACCGAGTACTACGTCGTCTGTGCGAACGTTCCCGGGTCCTGTTACGGCACATCGGGACCGGCCTCGACGAACCCCGAGACGGGCGAGCAGTGGGGCACCGACTTCCCGGCCGTGACCGTCGGCGACTGGACCCGCGCCCAGCGCCGCCTGCTGGACGAACTCGGCGTGCCGTACCTCCACGCCGTCGTCGGCGGCTCCGTCGGCGGCATGAACGTCCTCGAGTGGGCCAAGCGCCACCCCGACCACGTCGACCGACTCATGGTCGTCGCCGCCGCCGCCCGCCTGGACCCCCAGTGTCTCGCCCTCGACGCCATCGCACGCCGGGCCATCACGACCGACCCCGACTGGAAGGGCGGCGACTACTACGGGGACGACCACCCGACGCAGGGGCTGGCGCTGGCCAGACAGATCGGTCACGTCATGTACCTCTCCAAATCGTCGATGGAGGACAAGTTCGGCCGCCGGTCGGCGGGGATGGACGCCGGCCGCGACACCTTCGACACCGACCCCGCCGCCGGCTTCTTCCCCTACCGGGAGGTGGAGTCGTACCTCGACTACCAGGGCGAGACGTTCGCCGAGCGGTTCGACGCCAACGCCTACCTCTACCTGACCCGCGCGATGGACAACTACGACCTGGCGGCGGGCTACGACTCGGACGCCGAGGCGCTGGCGGCCTTCGACGGCGAGGCGCTGCTGGTGAGTTTCACCGGCGACTGGCACTTCACGGTCGAGCAAAGCGAGGGACTGGCCGAGTCCTTCCGTGCGACCGACACCGACACCGCCCACCACGTCGTCGACTCCGAGCACGGCCACGACGCCTTCCTCGTCGAACCGGACCGCGTCGGGCCGCCGCTTTCGGATTTCCTCGCCGAGGGCATCGCCGGTAAGGCCGTCTCCGACACCACCGAGGACGACGGCGACGAGTACGCACCCGTCCACACGAGCCTCTTCGGCAAGTGA
- a CDS encoding O-acetylhomoserine aminocarboxypropyltransferase/cysteine synthase family protein yields the protein MNNEDSRGSDAAPRPELGFDTRCLHVGQGPDSGTGAAAPPIHQTTSYEFPDADVAADRYALEDDGNVYSRIANPTVAALEERLASLEGGTAALATASGMAALDAATLVLAEAGDNVVSASSIYGGTHTYLTHTAGRRGIEARFVDTLDPAAYAEAIDENTAYVHCETVGNPSLVTPPLEEIAAVAHDAGVPLVVDNTFATPALCRPLEHGADVVWESTTKWIHGSGTTVGGILVDDGSFPFGEYPEKYPEIAGENPAFGGLNFAERFGDRAFVAAARQRGARSLGDQQSPFDAWTTLQGVETLGLRMERHCENAAAVAEFLADHPDVAWVAYPGLESHETHDLAAKYLGGPADGPSVGGYGGMIAFGPAGGYDAAKRVCEETEVAKFLANIGDARTLVIHPASTTHAQLTETEQRESGVTPDLVRLSVGIEDVEDIVADLDRVL from the coding sequence ATGAACAACGAGGATTCGCGGGGGAGCGACGCGGCGCCGCGTCCCGAGTTGGGCTTCGACACGCGGTGTCTCCACGTCGGCCAGGGCCCGGACAGCGGGACCGGCGCCGCCGCGCCGCCCATCCACCAGACCACCTCCTACGAGTTCCCGGACGCCGACGTGGCGGCCGACCGCTACGCCCTCGAGGACGACGGCAACGTCTACTCCCGCATCGCCAACCCGACCGTCGCGGCCCTGGAGGAACGGCTGGCCTCGCTGGAGGGCGGGACCGCCGCCCTGGCGACCGCCTCGGGGATGGCCGCGCTGGACGCCGCGACGCTCGTCCTCGCCGAGGCCGGCGACAACGTCGTCTCGGCGTCCTCCATCTACGGTGGCACCCACACGTACCTCACCCACACCGCCGGCCGGCGGGGTATCGAGGCGCGGTTCGTCGACACGCTGGACCCCGCCGCCTACGCCGAGGCCATCGACGAGAACACCGCCTACGTCCACTGCGAGACGGTCGGGAACCCGTCGCTCGTGACGCCGCCGCTGGAGGAAATCGCCGCCGTCGCCCACGACGCCGGCGTCCCGCTCGTCGTCGACAACACCTTCGCCACACCGGCGCTCTGTCGGCCGCTGGAGCACGGCGCCGACGTCGTCTGGGAGTCGACGACCAAGTGGATCCACGGCTCCGGGACGACCGTCGGCGGGATTCTCGTCGACGACGGCTCCTTCCCGTTCGGCGAGTACCCCGAGAAGTACCCCGAAATCGCCGGCGAGAACCCGGCCTTCGGCGGCCTGAACTTCGCCGAGCGGTTCGGCGACCGCGCCTTCGTCGCGGCGGCCCGCCAGCGCGGCGCCCGCAGCCTCGGCGACCAGCAGTCGCCGTTCGACGCCTGGACGACGCTGCAGGGCGTCGAGACGCTCGGCCTCCGGATGGAGCGACACTGCGAGAACGCCGCCGCAGTCGCGGAGTTCCTCGCCGACCATCCGGACGTGGCGTGGGTCGCCTACCCCGGCCTGGAGTCCCACGAGACCCACGACCTCGCCGCGAAGTACCTCGGCGGGCCGGCCGACGGCCCGTCCGTCGGTGGCTACGGCGGGATGATAGCCTTCGGTCCCGCGGGCGGCTACGACGCCGCAAAGCGGGTCTGCGAGGAGACCGAGGTGGCGAAGTTCCTCGCCAACATCGGCGACGCGCGGACGCTCGTCATCCACCCCGCCTCAACCACGCACGCCCAGTTGACCGAGACCGAACAGCGCGAGAGCGGCGTCACACCCGACCTCGTCCGGCTGTCGGTCGGCATCGAGGACGTCGAGGACATCGTCGCGGACCTGGACCGAGTCCTATGA
- a CDS encoding acyl-CoA thioesterase: protein MQAVFENTVRFEETDAQGVVFYGNYVTFQDEAFTAYLEAIGYPYETLRAAEWDVHVVHVDLDYRKPAEFRDRLHNAIRVDAIRESSIEFDYECRDDDGDLVADGGLVHVAVDESGEPTRVPDEFREAAVAFQETPPDPV from the coding sequence ATGCAGGCAGTGTTCGAGAACACGGTCCGGTTCGAGGAGACGGACGCCCAGGGCGTCGTCTTCTACGGCAACTACGTCACCTTCCAGGACGAGGCGTTCACCGCGTACCTGGAGGCCATCGGCTACCCCTACGAGACGCTGCGGGCGGCCGAGTGGGACGTCCACGTCGTCCACGTCGACCTCGACTACCGGAAGCCGGCGGAGTTCCGCGACCGGTTGCACAACGCCATCCGCGTCGACGCCATCCGGGAGTCCAGCATCGAGTTCGACTACGAGTGCCGCGACGACGACGGCGACCTCGTCGCCGATGGCGGCCTCGTCCACGTCGCCGTCGACGAGTCCGGCGAACCGACCCGCGTCCCCGACGAGTTCCGCGAGGCCGCCGTCGCCTTCCAGGAGACGCCGCCGGACCCCGTGTAG